The following coding sequences lie in one Macadamia integrifolia cultivar HAES 741 unplaced genomic scaffold, SCU_Mint_v3 scaffold_31A, whole genome shotgun sequence genomic window:
- the LOC122071623 gene encoding germin-like protein 9-3 yields the protein MAKSLVVFAALALIFIVRVHGADPELVSDFSIPDGTDESKLDGVFFTYTGLRGGAPASTSGFGRKAVSVSNFPALDGMGVSMELLEFQPASVNVPHTHPRGAEILFVVDGALTVGSTDSNGKLYKNVLQKGDVFVFPKGLPHYQANFDKTNKAVAVSTFASSNAGTVSLPKNLFGSNIPDEVLTKAFKISADTLQQLKTNNQS from the coding sequence ATGGCAAAATCTCTTGTTGTTTTTGCAGCACTTGCTCTCATATTCATTGTGAGAGTTCATGGTGCAGACCCTGAATTAGTCTCTGATTTTTCCATCCCTGATGGAACCGACGAAAGCAAGCTCGACGGAGTCTTCTTCACTTACACTGGCTTACGGGGAGGTGCACCTGCTTCAACCAGTGGCTTCGGCCGTAAGGCCGTTTCAGTAAGCAATTTCCCAGCTCTAGATGGTATGGGAGTGTCCATGGAGCTTCTTGAGTTCCAGCCTGCCTCTGTGAACGTTCCTCACACTCACCCAAGGGGAGCAGAGATATTGTTTGTTGTTGATGGTGCCTTGACTGTTGGCTCCACAGACAGCAATGGCAAACTCTACAAGAATGTGTTGCAAAAGGGTGATGTGTTCGTCTTCCCCAAGGGGTTGCCTCACTACCAAGCCAATTTTGACAAGACCAATAAGGCCGTTGCCGTCTCTACATTTGCCAGCTCCAATGCTGGTACTGTTTCCCTTCCCAAGAACCTCTTTGGATCCAATATCCCAGATGAAGTCCTCACAAAGGCCTTCAAGATATCTGCTGACACTCTCCAGCAACTCAAGACCAATAACCAAAGCTGA